A stretch of DNA from Endozoicomonas sp. 8E:
GCCAGAAACAGTCTGGCGCTCCATCTCAGCTTTCTGGAGTCTTTGAAATGGAGGGCAAGAACGGCAACAAGAACCAGAGCCAGACTGTGGTAGAACTGGTAATCCGTCGCTGTTGCCCATACGTCTATGTAGCGTTCGGACAGCTGATCTTTCAGAGCATGGGCCCCGAATGCGCCCAGAGCCACGGACAAAAAACCGCAGAGGGCACCGGGTAACAGGTAGAGTCGGGTCATTTTTTATCCGTAACTTTTGTCGGCAACAGATCAACAACACTCCCCGCTGCGAGTCTCAATCCTTCCTGAAAGTACAGAGAGCTTTTTTCATGATCTTCCATATGAGCCAGAAGGCGCCCCAACTCGTTATAAGTATCAATCCGTTTGCTGAGTCTCAGGCTGGTTTCAAAGTATTCCCTGGCTTTACCCCAGAGTTCATTACGGAGAGACAGACGACCCAGGGTCAGTAGCAGGTCGGCGTCGTTAGGTCTTTCATTGAGCATGGTTTCGGCAAAATGCAACTGCTTCTTCACATCCTTGCCCTTGATCTTGCCGTAGAGTAGAGCCATGTCGCTGCTGTAGTGCTTCCTCAGGTTTTCTCTAAGCAGAGTTTCAGCTTTCTCTTGTGCTCCCAGGTCCGTCAGACACTTACCATAGCGGTAGATCATGGCAGAATTATGCTTCTGGCTGGACGACAAACTGTTCCAGATTTGGGTTGCAGGTTCTATTTTCTGGTCCAGAGAGGTAAAACTGCGACCATTATTGAAGGCCTGATTGAAAAGAGCTTCAAAGCACTGAAGCTCAATGGTGCGATACTCTTCATCGGAAACGACTTTTTGCTTTTTCAGCTTGGGTAACAGGGCTGCGAGGGATTGCCAGTCATTCAGGCGGGTATAAACCTGCTTCAGCATCTTCAGGACGTAGGCATGTCGTGGGACTTGCTTGTGCAGCTTGGTCAGGGTAGCCAGCGCCTGCTCCAGTTGACCGGATGACAGTTGCAGCTGAGCCTGGGTAATACCAATAGCCAACTCTGCGCCGGGCTCCTTGTGATCGGCTCGCCGAAGGTATTCGGCAGAGGCTTCAGGGTCATCATTTTCATGAGCCGCCCGGGCGGCAGCAAGATAATTCAGTAAAGGTGAGGAGCCATAGTCCGCTGCCTGAGAAAGCAGTCGCTCAGCTTTTTTCCAGTGTCCCTGAGTAAACTCGACAAAGCCGCGGGTTGTTAATTTACGGGCTCGCCTTTCTTTGGCACCCGAAGTCATTGGATAGATAAAACCAGTGACGTCAAAAATCAGTTTCAGGATAATCCAGATAAGCCATAACGCACCTATGGCAAGACCTATCAGTAAAAACAGTCCCCACAGTGTGCTTTCGAATGTTGTCGTGTTGTAAGAGATAAGCACATAGCCGCTGTCACTGATCATGGTGTTTGCCAGACCAAAAGTAATGCCCAGAATCGCCAGGAAGATGATAAAACTCTTCATTTCCGGGGCTCCTCTGAAGAGTCAGCAGGTGCTTCTGAGGGCTGAGAACGTTCTGTCTTGTTTTCAGTAGCTGTCTGATCAGTCATTTCAGGTGTTTTTTCGGCTGGACTGTTCTGAACAGTCGGAGCACTCTGGACAGATTCAGTTTGCCCTGTCGTATTTTTTTTATTCTCCGGGGTATCGTTTAACTGGCTGGATTTCAGCAAGCTCAAAGCACGGCTGATATTGATGGTTACAGGTTTTACAGTGATTTTGTCTAAAGCCTTCAGCTCGTCGAGCATTGCGGTGGCCTGAGCTCCTGACAGGGGGAAGTATTTTTCTATCCAGTTTGAAGCCTGTTGCAGGCTACTGTTGTAGATAGCCTGGTCTCTGGAGAGGACTGACAACTTGGCCTGCTCCAGCATCAACTGAAGGTTTTGGCGAATGATAATACTCTCTTCGGGTGACAGCAGTGAGGTAATTTTCTGATCACGATCCGGAGTGAATCTGAACAGGCTGACAAAGCTCTCCCAGGTATTCTTCAGCATTGAGAGGGCGACAGCCTGCCATTTGGCAGTCTCTGTAGATGGAGCGCTTGCGGATGGAGTGCCTGCGGATGGCATTGCAGAAGATTTTGGTACGGTTGCTAAAGGTTGTTGCAGAGTCTTTTTTTCCATCAGGGGCAATTGGTCAATCTGCCGGGTGAGCGCTTCAAGCTTCAGGTAGAGCCCTTCCTGATCGAGATCCGGGAGGCCGTTGAGAGAAGCTATAT
This window harbors:
- a CDS encoding heme biosynthesis HemY N-terminal domain-containing protein, giving the protein MKSFIIFLAILGITFGLANTMISDSGYVLISYNTTTFESTLWGLFLLIGLAIGALWLIWIILKLIFDVTGFIYPMTSGAKERRARKLTTRGFVEFTQGHWKKAERLLSQAADYGSSPLLNYLAAARAAHENDDPEASAEYLRRADHKEPGAELAIGITQAQLQLSSGQLEQALATLTKLHKQVPRHAYVLKMLKQVYTRLNDWQSLAALLPKLKKQKVVSDEEYRTIELQCFEALFNQAFNNGRSFTSLDQKIEPATQIWNSLSSSQKHNSAMIYRYGKCLTDLGAQEKAETLLRENLRKHYSSDMALLYGKIKGKDVKKQLHFAETMLNERPNDADLLLTLGRLSLRNELWGKAREYFETSLRLSKRIDTYNELGRLLAHMEDHEKSSLYFQEGLRLAAGSVVDLLPTKVTDKK
- a CDS encoding uroporphyrinogen-III C-methyltransferase, translated to MSKKDQNASKLEQAEPKELARSAGPSKKQESKPTSAGSRKQPQKSASKPGQKLSVLALLLAVIALGLSGSFGWQLIKWEQKQPSLIEGQEQQQTQIARLQARLAEINSDLTPIKTGLHEQESRSERLLSRTDSLTKNLQELTGSSQDGWKLAEVEYLLSLANQRLLMSSDIQSAKALLDSADKMLLELDNYNLYPVREALAEDIASLNGLPDLDQEGLYLKLEALTRQIDQLPLMEKKTLQQPLATVPKSSAMPSAGTPSASAPSTETAKWQAVALSMLKNTWESFVSLFRFTPDRDQKITSLLSPEESIIIRQNLQLMLEQAKLSVLSRDQAIYNSSLQQASNWIEKYFPLSGAQATAMLDELKALDKITVKPVTINISRALSLLKSSQLNDTPENKKNTTGQTESVQSAPTVQNSPAEKTPEMTDQTATENKTERSQPSEAPADSSEEPRK
- a CDS encoding DUF423 domain-containing protein, yielding MTRLYLLPGALCGFLSVALGAFGAHALKDQLSERYIDVWATATDYQFYHSLALVLVAVLALHFKDSRKLRWSARLFLAGIILFSGSLYILAITGVGWLGAITPLGGVSLMLGWLFLAIFAVTELYD